A stretch of DNA from Vidua chalybeata isolate OUT-0048 chromosome 3, bVidCha1 merged haplotype, whole genome shotgun sequence:
TGCCTCTCCACAGTGCTCATAATGACCAGCCTCGTCCTCATGGATGCCTACCTggtggagcagagccagggctccAGGAAGTTGGGCATCTGTGTCATGGTGGCAGTGGGTGACATATGCTTCCTGCTGGTCCTCCGCTATGTGGCTATCTGGGTCGGGGCAGAGGTAAAGACAGCTAAGCGAGGATATGCCATGATCCTCTGGTTCCTGTACGTCTTTGTTCTGGAGATCAAAGTCTACTTTGTATACCAGAATTATAAAGCTGACCGGAAAAGCTTGGATCTCATAGCCCGCAAAGCGTTGACtttgctgctctccatctgcaTCCCAGCTCTCTATGTGTTGTTGGTGGCCACAGAGCACATGGAGTATGTCAGAACATTCAAGAAGAAGGAAGATCTCCGCAACCGCCTTTTCTGGGTCATTGTGGACATGCTGGATGTGCTGGACATCCAGGCCAACCTGTGGGAGCCTCAGAAGAAAGGGCTGCCACTCTGGGCTGAGGGCATCATGTTCTTCTACTGCTACATTTTGCTCCTGGTCCTGCCATGCGTGTCTCTGTGCGAGATCAGCATGCAGGGGATCGGTATCGTGCCGCACCGGATGATGCTATACCCCATGCTGAGCATGCTCACCATCAACATCGCCACCATCTTCATCCGAGGCAGCAACATGGTCTTCTTCAGGGATGCCCGGGTCTCCAGCATCTTCATGGGCAAGAACATGCTGGCCATTGGGATGAAGGTCTGTATGTTTGTGCAATACCAGCGGCACCAGCACCACGCTCCCCCGGGGCCGGACCCGCAGCACAGCACCCCGGCCCAGCCGCCCACGGGGCTGCGCAAGGCCCGGGACCAACCTGCCTGCCCCGAGGAGCTGGCCCAGGACAACACGTGACGAGCCAGCAGGAGCTAGAGCCTGGGCATCCCCGTGCCTGGCTGTACCTACAAATCCGAggcaggctgcagagctccctgcctgGACAGAGGGCAATGaccctgctccctccttccctgggcgAAACGGCTCAGGGCCCCGAGGGGCACATGGTGAGGGcccccacagcagcctctgtAAGGCTGCAGAGCAGTTTGGAACCTCAGCACCCCACTTGGTAAAACAGCGGAGCAGGGGACGAGGCCAGGGCCGCCTGCCATGAGTTCTGTTTGGGTGAGGCCAGGCTCCCTATCAGTGCTCCCTGTGCAGCACTGCTCTCTGGCCAGCCAGGGTACCACACGGGGACACAGTGGGTCACCCACTTTTCTGTTGTGGTTGGCCCTGGCTCCAATGTAGTCCTTGGCAGCAGCCTGTTCCCCACTGTGTGAGCTGAGGTCCCCATGCAGGGGGAACAAGGCCTGGGCGTCCCCCTGCTGTCACCCCTCTCAGCCAGCTGCAGGCCTGGGGGGACCCAAAAAGGGGTGACTGTCCTTTTTTTTGTATCTCCCTCTTTGCAATAAAAGACCTGAGCCCTGCAGCCTTTTCATGTCTGTGTCCCTGCCAGCAGGCAGATCCCCCCCACTCTTCTGGGTGCCTTGTGTGACTGGGTGTCTGTTCAGCTGCAGAGCGTGTGGAGAGGCTCGCTCAGTGACCACCTAGGGCTGGGTACAGCATCCCAGGCCACTGGGTCTGGAGCCATTCCTCCTGGCCCACAGATCCTGTGAGCGTCTAGTGGGCTCCGAGGGTGTCACTGACAGGGGGCTGACAGGGGGTGTGTGGCAGCATTGTCAGCCACCACCACCTGTGCAACCAGTGCAGTCACATCAACTGGGACCAGTCATGCCCAGAAACACCCACAGCAAGTCCTCACACTCCAGCTGGAGGGACACCACTGCAGGTCTGCCCAAATTGccttgaaaacaagaaaaataagccAACTGCTTGAGGCTGGGAGGCTACTGGAaagagcagctccccagcagtAGGAAGCTCTCTGGAGATGTTGGAAGCATCGGCTTCCCTtggagctggtgctgtgatGCTGCCTCCTTCCCAATACCCTGTGTGGCacctcagccctggctgagctgggaaatGCCCCAGGGCTTCccctgctgaggctgctgggcccaggagctggcaggcacACAGGCCACAGGCCCACTGCTCACCACCACTGTGAGCAGTGCTTCTGTGCTGAGCAGAAGCAGGTGACATCCCAGCAGGTGACATTGCAGACAgacacaggctgcagcaggaagacCTTTAGTaccagaggggcaggaggggaaagCAGGACCTCTCTGGGGGTACACCAGCCTTGCACCTACTGCACCAGACCTACAAGcagcaggggatggggacacaggggctCAGGAATGCTGAGGAATGCCACGTGACCCCTCAGCGAGGCCCTGGCAGCAGGTCTCTAGCCAAGCTGGCACATTCCATGTCTACTGCCTTCCCCCAGTTCCAGTAAGTcctctcaccagagcagaacTTGCATCACCCACAGGAACTACAGTGGAGGTAAGTGGTTCAGCAACACCCTCAGGCCGGCTAACCTGCTCCTTGCTCCATGTTTTGATCCCAGCAAGGCCTGTCCCCAGGCCCCAAACACCTGCGGCCAtccacacagcacagctgtgtccagGCACTCTCCTAGCACACTCTGACCTGTCACACTGGGGTTATCTGAGCCATGCCCTTGTCAGCACAGCCATGGcagacaggggaaaaaaggaaaaaagcaagaggGCTGGTGGGATATTGGAGAGAGGCACTCACTCCCCTAAGGTCAAACACCTTTGACTGTAACAGGCTGACAGTGTACATATTTCAGGTACATATTTCATCAGTTTCCTAGAAGCACTAATAACCCTGTGGAGATGACCCTGAGAAACCAAGCTGCTCTGAAGGAGCGATGCTAAGCAGCAATACCTGAGCAATCACAGCAGGCCCTGTGTATGAGGAAGGCCAGTCACACCTAGATCTGTATCACCAGGAGCAGCCCACATGGAGTGATCCTCTCACCTTTACTCATCTCTTGCGAGACTACTTCCAGATACTGATCCATGCTGGGCCACCAAAAGATAACTGTTGGTTGACTGGGCTGACTCCAGTTGAGTATGTGAAAGGTGTCAGAGGCTGGAGCACTGCTAGGAAGGGCTGAGGAAACAGGATTCATTCACCCTTAGGAAGAAAAGACTTTGGGGAGACCTTAGAGTGCCCCTTTCCCACCCACCCCTCAGACCTGTGACAAAGCTGCTTAGAAGACAGAGCCAGGCACTTCACTGAGAACAAAACAATTATTATGGACTAACACCAGGCAGGTTTCCTGGATGAGGAAACAAAAAGTTCCATCTTGAGAACCTGAAGCAGTACAGCAGAGGCCAAAAGAGGTGAAGTCATCTGTCCTTGGACATTACGAGATCCCACCAAAGCAGCCTTGGGCAATCTGATAAGGgttgctgctctgagcagggatcGTCCCACATCCTTTTCTGCCTCAGTGGAAGTCTGAAAGAACCTGGAGTAAAGtcagcagtgcagggcaggACTCACGCTTTCCTTGCTAGAGTTAGAAATGAGCAGGTGCAAGAGCAAAGACAGCTGTCATCACCATCAGCATGACACACTTGTCACCACCCAGGCATTAGCTAAACCACAAGCAAAGCAGATATTTCAgctacaaaaaaacccattagTTCCTTCAGTTCAgaccctgctctgctgccttaCAGCATCACTGTACAGTGGAAGGCAGATCCTGGGAAGAGGGATAACCATCCTCCAGGCCTGGCCAAGGCCAAATGAGCCAGTGCCAGACAACAGCATGACTGTCCAACAGTTACAAATTCTTCTGTGAGGGCAGATGGCGCTTGTCTTTGATGgcattcctcttcctcttcttgtTCAGGAAGCTCTCCAGCTTTCCGCTCCTCTTCAGCTCTGCATACTTCTCAGCTAGTTCCAATTTCCGCTTCTCAGCTGTAGAGGAGAGGGAAGTCAAGTTTTAAACTGAAGCCCAAAACATCTCTACAGAGCAGCCCCTTTTAACCTCTCCCTCCCTGGTCCAGGCTTAGCTTGTCCCTTGAGTACCAGCACTAGAACAATTCCCCCACAGCTGTGTGGAATAGTATAGACACCTTGCTTCCCAGTGCTTGAATTCCTGCCAGCAGTACTCGATCTTCCTGCAAGCATGCTCACACAGAGTACTTACATTTCTTTAGGAAGAAAGGTTTCTTTCCCTGCTTGGCCAATTCCCTCTGTTGTCTTTTCAAAGACAGCTCCCTCTCTCTCaacttctgctgtttcttctgtGCCTGTTCCTGCTGTGTCTATACAAAAAGGATGGCCTGTGTCAGCATCGAGGCAGACCTCAGGTCACACGTTCTCTCTCCTGGTGCCTCACATAGAGGAGATGCTGCACTGAACTCACCATACGGTTCAGGAGCCGCTGAAGTTTCTCCTTCTGTTCCATGTTCCGgcatttcttcagctgcttctgaaCCATCTGAAGAAGACAGCAGAAAGCTGCATGACTGTGTGCCTGTCACCTCCAATGTGAAAAGCCTTTGAAGAAGTAGCCCCTGCCATGCAAGGTTCCCCCAGGCAAGGACATGCACAGAGCatcacctccttctcctgcttcttGATGCTCTCCAGGAAGCTGTATGtcttcataaatatttcaggcTTATATTCTCCAGACAGGTCATCAAATCGAGGGTCTCTCTGGACCTGTCAGCAGGGAAGGCAAGAGCTGTAGCCAGTGTTACCCTGTTAACAGCCTGCTCACTCTCCTTTCATGTATCagccaatttttttccccagcaatgTTATGCTCCCACCACTGAAATATCTGCAGTTGGCGAAGATTGAGTACAACAGTCAAGGTGGCATCCCCAAAGTCATGCCTGCATCAAGTTTATCACACAACAGACATCTCCATATGCGAGTCTGCCACCCAGGAATATCCAGGAATAACAGCAGGAGTGCTGCTGTCAAACACCTGCAACTCCCTGACCAAGAGCTGGCTGAATATGTGTTGTCAAGGTGATATAGATTTGGGAACTCAAACCTCTCTAGATTTTCACAGATTAACTGGGTTAGGTCATGCAAAAAGGGTGGGACAAAAAGAGGTCTCTAAAAGTGGAAATTATCATATTCTGATGATCCTGCAATGATAAGTAAAAAGTTACATTCAGATTGGAAAGCAGATGGACATCTGAACTTCTGGGATTAGTAGTGAACAATGACCATGGTTTGCAGTGGAACTGTCATTGGTGGCTGTGAGTGCACCTTCTAGAAACACCTGGGTCACAAACTCTCAAGTTaacctgcagctgctccaaCCCACCCATTGTTCTCCCCAGGGAAACACTGTCACTGTCTGCACTCCCCAGTGGTCCTCCAGAAGTAGCCTGTGCCATCTGCAGTAGCTCCATTCCCAAGTGCATGCCCTGTCAGCAGTGCTAAGGGAAGTCCTGAACTGGAAAGGGGCAGCACCCACCTTCTTCCTAACAGGGATGACTTGTCGCAGGAAAGGTACAGGCTTCTTGGCTGACATCTCCAATGgcctgaaaacaagaaaaatttatttaaggGGAGCAAATGTCAGAATGAGGCCCAAGCTAATATGCTGGGAGGTCATTTGGACCCTCAGAAGAACATTACTGCACAACAGACTCTCCCAGCTCAATCCTTACCATGATACCTATATAAAGCAAAGAGGTGACTCAGTCAAAAGCCACAGAAGGCTACAACAACCAAATACATCAATATATGGTTCAAAAGAaccatatatttatatatataaagaacCATATATATAAAGAACCTGGAACAGCTCCACTGTATCAAGTGAAAACCCACCACCTGCATCAATAAATGTGTTGTACTGATTGTTCCTCTCATGAAGTCACAGAATGGGTGGGGGTGGAAGGAACCCTTCCTAAAGGAGAGTTACCTAGgagcacattgcacaggattgcatccaggtgggttttaaatatctccagagaaggagactccacaacctcaCTGAGTAGCTTGTTCCAGTGTtcagtcaccctcacagtaaagaagtttttcctcatattcaggtgaAACTCCCTGTGTTTCAATATTACCCCTCGTCTTGTCACTGGATGCCACTGAAAAGAGCCCGGCCCCATCCTCTTGACACCTGCCCTCTACATATTTCCAGTGATaaggtcccctctcagtcatcttttctccaggctaaacagtcCCAGCTACTTCAACCTGTTGTCATAGGAtagatgctccagtcccctaatttttttttttccctgctctctACTGGACCCTccctctccaggagctccatgtctctcttgtcctgaggatcccagaactgggcacagcactccagactggcctcaccagggctgagtagaggggcaggatcacctccctgaCCTGTTGGCAATGCAGTTCTtaatgcaccccaggatcccattggccttcttgtcccccagggcactgctggcccaTGGACAGGTTGCtgtccaccagcacccccaggtccttctctgcagagctctgcccagcaggtCACCCCAGCCTGTGCTTGTGCTGGGgttgttcctccccaggtgcaggaccctgcacttgTCGTTGCTGAGTTCCAGGAGGTTCTTTGCTGCTCAGCCTGTCCAGGTCTCATGGAATGGCAGCACAGTCCTCTGTGGACCAGCTACTCCTCCCAACTTTATGCTGTCAGCAAACGTGCTGAGGGACACCCTACCCCTTTACCCACTGATTAAAGAGTTGAACAATACTGGACCCAGTACTGACCCCCAGGGACACCACCAGTGACAGGCCTCCAACTGGATCCTGTGCCACTGATGATGACCCTCTCAGCTCTGCTATTCAGCCAGTTCTCAATCTACCTCACTGTCATTCATCTAATCCACACTTCCTGAGCCTTCCACACTTGCCTAAGAGGATGTTAAGGGAGTCAGtgtcaaaagccttgctgaagtcagGGCACACAACATCCACTGCATCCATACACACCACTCCCAAGAACCTTCTTTTCTTCCACATGCTTAGAGATGGCCTCCAGAAGTAAGTGCTCTATCACCTTTCCAGGACTGGTCTGTAGTTTCCCAAGTTCTCCCTTCTTGCCCTTTCTAAAAACTGGAAATGACACTGGCTTCCCTCCAGACCTTAGGCACTTCTCCTGCTCTCCATGCCCTTTCACAGGTGAGAGAGAAGCTGAGGAGTAACACCTGCTGAGAGCACCCACAGCCAGCCACAATTGACACTGGGGCAGGAGCACAACCCCACAGGCACAAGTTTTCCAAATCCCTCTTAGGGCAGTGTTCAGTGTATTCCCACATCCGCTGAGGCCACAACCCTGCACAATGCTCTGGAGTCACTGCTGAAGCCAGCTCAGTGCCAGGGGATTTTCCTGAAGCCCTTTCTTTAAGAAGCTCACTTCCATAacaaaaacatgagaaaaagcATGTGGGATTTACAGCAATACATTACTTAAAGGATTAGAGGAAttaaacaaaagcagaattatGCAAACTGTGTGGCAGAAATAGAGACACTGAGAGAAGATGTTGTGCTACACAAAATCCCCCAGAGTCTTGGGTAAAAAGTAAAGCAGAAACATTAACCTAACCAACTCTTTACAGCAGGAGAGATGTATTTTGTGTTCTCTGCTCATGCATTGAGCAGAGACTCAGAAAAAAGTTAGGGAGTGCCAGCGTAACAGAGGAAACCCATTCAAATCACTTGAGTGCCACTCTGAGGACTGAAAACTAGCTAAATACTGCAAATAAGGGGTAAGGGTATTGCTGTTACGGTGGGGGCCTGTGGAGAACTGTAAAAAGGTATGATAGCTTTTGTTGTGTTGAATACAGGGAAAAGTCTGTGATGGCGAGTACTgtagagagggaaaaaaggaaaatgaacacAGACAAGCCACAGATgagacagcagcagaaggatGAATGGAATTCCAGAACAATTGTCTGTGACTGTAACTCCAGCCAGTGAGAGCCAGGCAGAAGATACTGATAAGCTGGAAGGGGTTTAGGAACCAGCAGGGCAATTGTTTCAGGTCACAGTGGACACTGTCATAGAGCTTGAGAGGCACACCATGCCAAGGGTTACAAGTGCCTTAATACAGAGAGTATAAAGGCATTGAGTGCCAATTTAACTGTCAAGTGACAGGTGGTTGCTGGGGATTTGGAGAGAACAGGATATTGAGAGCTCTGAAAACAGCACCAGACCATTCCCAAATGAAACTATAACGACAGGCATTATTGTCCAGTACATTAAAGGAGATCTATGCCAGCTCCAAGGCAACATTACTTGTGAGGAGCTCCCAGTGTAATTTCTGGAATGCAGAGAGCACACATACACATTTTTCTGATCACAGAAGAGCCTCTTTACCCCTTTTTGCCTTGTTGCTGCTTCAGTGTAGCTTTGGTAGGCTTCACAGTTTTCTTCCCACCAGGCACCTTCTTGCTCATTTTCATCCTTGCATCACTCTGCACCCGCAGGAGTTCCTCAAAAGACATGTCAGATTGATCTGGAAGAGAGCACAGGGTATACCTGAGCTGAACAGCTTCTCAAGGCACTTGTCACGCCCAAACTCCACCAAGAGGGATGTCTCAGAGCTTGACACAGTGACACAAGCATAGTGGTGCTATCCCTGTACAACTGCATGGCAGAAAGAAACCACTGCATCTGTCAGCCTCTGATTCCTCTCCCACTGATCACTTTAGTCTTTACCCCTTACTAGAACAGAGCagcctccccttctccccagagTGTCTTTGCTTCTCTCTCCACTCAACAGCACACACAAGACCAGTACAAAGTTTTTACCTGGTACAAAGAGCAGTAGGAGCTCTGCACTGCAAATTCTGAGAGGTCACCTTTCAGCCCTGACTTTCCCACTTTAATGTTTCTTTAATATCCCTTAATGTCACTAACCTTTAATGCTTCTCATAACCAGAATGCAAAAATATTGTCATCTCTATTATCATACTATTCTTTATTCTAGATTTATACTTCTAGGTGTTCAGAACCAACAACTGAAAGCATTTCTTCAGTCAGCACTTGGATATACTCATTCCACTCTTGTGTAAGGGCAAGAAGGGGTTTGCACTGTGTCCCTTTTGGAAGGGAAAGCCTTGGCAAACTGACTTAGGTGGTGTTTGCCTGCTCAGCACCTCTGAGCAGTGACAGGCACATGGTCTTTCTGAGCCTCTGCAATACAAAACACACCAACTGTGGCCCAGCAGGGACCATCACTGCCTGTCTGTGATAccttggctggatgccaggtgccccCCAAGCTGCTCTTGCAGCCCACTCActcccaaacccttcccacagaaacacaaaacactGTCCTGTGAGCAAGGTTTGTGTGTACTCTGCCAAATTCAGGAAGCAACATGAGGTCAGTCACACTGGCTCAGAGCATAGACTCATCCCAAGCACTCTCATCCTGGCAATAACCAAGACTTTCAGAAACTACTCTCATCATCCAGAAAACATAATGGGTACAGCCAAGAGCTGCCTCAGtaagtgttttcattttgcttgttCTGAGTACTCAGGAACTCTGCTCTGATGACGCTCATTAGTGCTCTGAGGTGGGATACAGGAACAGTGACTATCCAATCTGCTGCACAAGGGACAAAGGAAACGTGAATGCAGCATGATTTCATTGCACTGCTTCCCCTGAGCACCCCCCACCCTTATCCGAATTCTGAACAAGGACAGAGAAaggacaaagaaagcattaaaagaaaggaattatGATGTGGAAGATACTCTCAGCACTTGATGAAGACAAGGCACCATCACTTTCACTCCAATATTCCATTTGGTTGAAATTCCAAAACAATACTGTTTAAATAGCAAAGACTTCAATGAAAATGAGATAAAGACACCATATAAAATGATGCCAAAAGGAGATTTGGTATAAATCAGACAAAGCAAAGGCATGCAGAGTTTCCATGATAAAGTATTTCATTACTGGTACAGGAGACCAAACCTGACTACCTGAAACCTAACAGGGAAAATGATTTCCACATGGTAGTATCAGTCCACAAAATACATCCTACTGCCTATTTGGAGGAGATTGAATGAAACACTCACAGTGATAAAAACATCACTGGACATCActataaaaaaaagaagcctgtTCTGGAACAGAAGTGAATGGTCCCAGCAGGCATTCATTGCTGGGCAGCAGATTTGGCAACTGTGTGAGTGAAAAGGTTCTGGTTAAAAAGGCAGGATTAGCTTATTTTCCTTGTTCCTTGCATTCTTTCTTGAGGActtaatttccccatttttttcattccttcttctCCCCTTAGAATATAACTTACATGTTTTCTGCTGTCTCTGTCGTCCATTTAATTTTCCCTCctgccattttttcctttcatccaTTATTCTGTGgattgtttccttctttttgcaCCTCTTGATAAGCTACTGTTACCTGCTGATAACAGGGGCATTTCCTGCTCTCAAGCACAGCCTCCTCGTGTTTCCTCTCCTCCTACAGACTCTTGTGACACATGGACCCCTTATGCCTTCCTCAGCTGAACCTGCAGGGAGCTATACATCCTGCAGAGCACATCAGTGTCCAGGATGCAAGAACAGATGGCCTAAAGAAACACCTGATATCTGCCCAGTCGTTCCCTGCTGAGACAAAATCAGTGCTGAACTCCATATaattcctcctgctccagaaACAAGATCACAGAGGGCCCTGACAgatggcaaaagcaaaactacTGTTCCATTCCCATCCAGCTGTGGGAAGAGTACTTGTCGGTGATCCTCTCTCTGAGCTTTGCTCACCATTTCCTCaccagaggaaaacaaaatgtctACAACAGATGGTGAGGCATTCTGCCCACCTCTAAATCCTACTGCCAAAAGCTCACCTCTAGAGATGTGCCTCCCCCACGGCCCCACACAGACTCACCCTGGAGACCCTTTAACAAGGCAACCAGTGACTCCTCACACCTGTGACACGCTGTGTTGTGCCCTGCAGCTGACACCAGTGTCCACTCCCTCACAATTCCCTTCAAGGGAATTGTATTTTTGTAAGGTTTTCATTCTCACTTGGATTGTTCTGAGATGAGGAAACAAAACTGTGTTCGCTGCTGTGGATGAGAACCCCCACCCTGCGACCCTCAGCCCAcgctgtgcccacagccacaCACTGCTCGCTTCTTCCACTCTCCTGTCCTGTGAGAGCCTCTCGAGCTCCTGCCACATCACTCAGATGTGCCACATCTGAACTGGCACAGAGCATGGTCCCCGAGATGTGTGACACCTTCCAcagcaacctggcctagtgcgaggtgtgtccctgccccagcaggggggtgaactgggtgatctttaaggtcccttccaatgcaAACTATtttatggttctgtgattccacgCACAGGGAAGGAGACTGGGGACAAGAGGCCCCTACACATGTTTGTTTCAGGGCCCTCCCACCCAGCTCCAGCGCAAACCCTGCTGGTGAtcctgagctgctcagctgggCAGGCGAGGGAGGCATGCGGGAGCTGGAATACGAGAGGGCACCGAGCCACTCGGCAGCTCGTTTCCCCACCGAACgagcgccgggagccgcgccCCGAGCTGAGGCCGCCGCCTTTCCCGGAGTCGCTCCCGCCGGGTCCCCTCACCTTTCCCGCCAGTCCCCGCCACGCTCCCAACGTCGTCGCTCTCGTCGCTGGAGCCAGAACTCTCCTCCGCCGGCTCCAGCCTCCCGCGCGGCTGCTCCGCGGCCGCCTCTTCCTCGCTCTCTGTGGCGGCGGCTCGTCCTCGTCCCTGTCTCCATCCCCGTCCCGGCCCCTCCCTGCGTGGCCCCATCGCCCCCGGGACCCGGCCCCACGCCCCCGGAACGGCCCGCGCGGCACCGGCGGAACCGGAAGTGGAGCACGCGCAGGCAGAGGCAGTCACGTGGGAAAGCGGCGTTTattggttttctctttttttttttttgtttagtttgtttgtttgtttgttttgttttttacaaaaatccttcctttctgATGAATAGGTCACGTACACAAAGGCCGTGGCAATATCCAACTAAGCAGTTAATAAGTGTTTTTAAGTGCAAGATCTGGATCCCTTTGCGCTGCTAGATTGAGTCGTCCCGATGCCAGATTTATCGCAGCCTAGACTAAGTTCCTAATACAAGCACTAAGTGTATGAAACGAAGGTTTGCCATGGCCTCCAACTGGATCAGCTGCAGCTGTTCGAAGTGACCAGCAGGCTGAAAGGAGATGTGGTTACACGCAGtggcctgcattaggaaagGTACAGCCGGCAGACCAAGGGATGTCAGCATCTCTGAACGCTCGACACCTGTGAGAGCACACTTGGAATGTTGCAACCTATTTTCTGTTCGAAAGGAAACCGAAGGAACTGGGGAGGGTGCGGCATATAGTTCCCAAGGCAGACAGAGGCATCGTCCTCGGCTTCCTCGGGACGAGGCCagcggcggggcgcggcggcggcgggcggcgagAGGCTGTCGGCCAGGGCGCGGAGCTGCTCCGCCAGCCGGCCGAGATCCCGGcccgcgggcggggcggcggcggggggctgCTGGGCGCGAAGGTGggccgcctcctcctccctgcGGCGGACACGGGGTAAGAGACAGCCTGGGGGCCCTGGCTGAGCGGCGGGTACAGGTGATGCAGCCCCCACCCCCCGAGATCCCGCTCACCTGAGGCAGCGGCAGGTGCAGGTGATGCAGCCGCCGTCCTGCCGCGCCCACACGCGCAGCCAGGTCCAGGCGCGGTCCTTGCGCAGCACTCGCAGCACGGCGGTCCCCGctgccggcccggccgcggcccccAGCGCTGCGGGCAAGGGAAGGGACTACGTGAGCCGGCAGCAGGGCACGGCCCCAGGGTGCCTGGATAGCCCACAGGCTGCCCCGATGGGCTCTGCCGCCAGTCACTAGTCTGGCCCCAGCGGGACAGAAGCCACACAGAGCAGTCGGGTCCGtagcagctctgccctcccaAAGAGATGGGGCTCAGGTGGGCTTGTCCCTCTTCTGTATACCGTGGCAAAGCAGGATGCCCACCCCCAGCTTGGAAACTACTTATAGACAGTGTATGGGGTGTGTAACCACTTCCCCGCCTCATCCTTTTTGGAGCGGGGAGTCACAACAGGGAGGGCTGAATTCCCTTTGTCGCTGCTGTCCTGGATAGCCACGTTTCAGGCATAACCAGACCATGGAGCCAGGGGACAGCACGCACATTCCTGGGTATGACACTCACCCACggccctgtgctgggcagctgccAGGTCAGCATCCTCAGGGTGCAGGAGGCTGTACCACGACTGACCGACCAGCTCCTCCCGGTGGTAGCCTAGGTGGTAGGTGACACTGGGGAAGACAAGGGGAGCGGGCACTGAGTGCTGTACAGAGCCTGCACCGTGTtagcaaggagcagctgctgcatgatGGAGAATGAAACAACAGAGGTACAGAAATAAGTTGTAAATGAGGGAAGAGGTTTGGGATGTGTTTGTGAGAGTCTCAGTGCTCATGCAGTGTCTAGCCTGCATCCCACATGCAGGCTTGGTGAAGGGAAATTATTCTTGCCAGCTGAGATGTACGGCTGGGGCTGTGGTGCAAGCAGGCACCCCTCACCTCTCCGTGACATCAATAAACGTCAT
This window harbors:
- the RRP36 gene encoding ribosomal RNA processing protein 36 homolog, yielding MGPRREGPGRGWRQGRGRAAATESEEEAAAEQPRGRLEPAEESSGSSDESDDVGSVAGTGGKDQSDMSFEELLRVQSDARMKMSKKVPGGKKTVKPTKATLKQQQGKKGPLEMSAKKPVPFLRQVIPVRKKVQRDPRFDDLSGEYKPEIFMKTYSFLESIKKQEKEMVQKQLKKCRNMEQKEKLQRLLNRMTQQEQAQKKQQKLRERELSLKRQQRELAKQGKKPFFLKKSEKRKLELAEKYAELKRSGKLESFLNKKRKRNAIKDKRHLPSQKNL